In one Polaribacter sp. ALD11 genomic region, the following are encoded:
- a CDS encoding DnaJ C-terminal domain-containing protein encodes MAFVDYYKVFGISKNATEKEIKTAYRKLARKFHPDINPDNKDAELKFKEINEANQVLSDPENRKKYDTYGENWKHGAEYQQAQNQQQRQHQSQNQSGQQGFSEEAYSDFFESMFGGANGSSRQRQSPRFKGQDFNAELHLNLKDVYTSHQQVLTVNGKKIRLTVPAGVENGQVIKIKDKGDKGANGGPNGDLYLTFIIDNHTDFKRVGNNLYQNVSLDLYTSILGGELTVDTFNGKVKLNIKPETKNESKVKLKGKGFPIYKNEEKFGDLIITYIIEIPTNLNKEEIELFKELQKMKAK; translated from the coding sequence ATGGCGTTTGTAGATTATTATAAAGTTTTTGGCATTTCTAAAAATGCAACTGAGAAGGAAATTAAAACCGCATATCGTAAACTCGCTCGAAAGTTTCATCCCGATATAAACCCAGACAATAAGGATGCTGAACTAAAATTTAAGGAAATTAATGAGGCTAACCAAGTTTTAAGTGATCCAGAAAATCGAAAGAAATACGATACGTATGGTGAAAACTGGAAACATGGTGCAGAATACCAACAAGCCCAGAATCAGCAACAAAGGCAACACCAATCTCAAAACCAATCTGGTCAACAAGGGTTTTCTGAGGAAGCATATTCAGATTTTTTCGAATCTATGTTTGGAGGCGCAAACGGTTCTTCAAGACAAAGACAAAGTCCGAGATTTAAAGGTCAGGATTTTAATGCAGAACTGCACTTAAATCTTAAAGACGTTTACACATCTCATCAGCAAGTTTTAACGGTTAATGGTAAAAAGATAAGGTTAACTGTTCCAGCTGGTGTAGAAAACGGGCAAGTTATAAAAATTAAAGACAAAGGAGATAAGGGTGCAAACGGCGGACCGAATGGAGATTTGTACCTAACATTTATTATTGATAATCATACAGATTTTAAACGGGTTGGCAATAATTTATATCAGAATGTAAGCTTAGACTTATATACATCTATTTTAGGTGGTGAATTAACTGTAGATACATTTAATGGTAAAGTGAAACTTAATATAAAGCCAGAAACTAAGAATGAATCTAAAGTAAAATTAAAAGGGAAAGGCTTTCCTATTTACAAAAATGAAGAAAAATTTGGCGATTTAATCATCACTTATATCATAGAGATACCTACGAACTTAAATAAGGAAGAAATTGAGTTGTTTAAGGAACTACAAAAAATGAAAGCAAAATGA
- a CDS encoding chaperone modulator CbpM, with protein MIQKYLIPTQTICTHYNIEISFVDTLNQMGLIQIEIIEQEQFIHQEQIGNLEKIIRLYNELHVNLEGIDVVLNLLNKEKELKNEVISLKNRLRLYEND; from the coding sequence ATGATACAAAAATATTTAATACCAACGCAAACCATTTGTACTCATTATAATATTGAAATATCTTTTGTAGATACTTTAAACCAAATGGGGCTAATTCAAATTGAAATTATCGAGCAAGAACAATTCATTCATCAAGAGCAAATTGGTAATCTCGAAAAAATTATTAGGCTTTACAATGAACTACATGTAAACTTAGAAGGTATAGATGTAGTTTTAAACCTTTTAAACAAAGAAAAAGAGTTGAAAAATGAAGTAATTTCCCTAAAAAATAGGTTAAGACTTTATGAAAATGATTAA
- a CDS encoding RluA family pseudouridine synthase gives MQENQNQDLENEELYEHHKFVASVGQEPLRVDKFLMNFIENATRSKLQQAAKAGNVLVNEVAVKSNHKVKPNDVVRIVLAYPPAENLLVAEDIPLDIIYEDDAVIVVNKPAGMVVHPGHGNYSGTLVNGLIHHIENLPTNSNERPGLVHRIDKDTSGLLVVAKTESAMANLSRQFFDRTTERLYYALVWGHVEDDEGRIEGNIGRSLKNRLQMAVFPDGDFGKHAVTHYKVLERLTYVTLVQCKLETGRTHQIRAHFKHIGHTLFNDERYGGDDVLKGTTFTKYKQFVNNCFKVLPRQALHAKTLGFTHPTTGEFMRFNSEVPQDITDCLEKWRTYSENSKDVEIE, from the coding sequence TTGCAAGAAAATCAGAATCAAGATTTAGAGAACGAAGAATTATACGAACACCATAAATTTGTAGCAAGTGTTGGGCAAGAACCATTAAGAGTTGACAAATTTTTAATGAATTTTATAGAAAACGCTACAAGAAGCAAATTACAACAAGCTGCAAAAGCAGGAAATGTTTTGGTGAATGAAGTTGCTGTAAAGTCGAATCATAAAGTTAAACCGAATGATGTTGTTAGAATTGTTTTAGCATATCCGCCAGCAGAAAATTTATTAGTTGCAGAAGACATTCCTTTAGATATTATTTATGAAGATGATGCTGTAATTGTAGTAAATAAACCTGCAGGAATGGTAGTGCATCCAGGACATGGAAATTATTCTGGTACTTTGGTGAACGGTTTAATTCACCACATAGAAAATTTACCTACAAATTCTAATGAAAGACCAGGTTTGGTGCATAGAATCGATAAAGATACTAGCGGATTATTAGTGGTTGCAAAAACAGAATCTGCAATGGCGAACTTATCACGTCAGTTTTTCGACAGAACTACAGAACGTTTGTATTATGCATTGGTTTGGGGGCATGTAGAAGATGATGAAGGTAGAATAGAAGGAAATATAGGTAGAAGTTTAAAAAATCGTTTGCAAATGGCTGTTTTTCCTGATGGAGATTTTGGGAAACATGCAGTTACACATTATAAAGTTTTAGAAAGACTTACCTATGTAACTTTAGTACAATGTAAATTAGAAACGGGTAGAACGCATCAAATTAGAGCACACTTTAAACATATTGGTCATACACTTTTTAATGACGAACGTTATGGTGGAGATGATGTTTTAAAAGGTACAACCTTTACCAAATACAAGCAGTTTGTAAATAATTGCTTTAAAGTGTTACCAAGACAAGCATTACACGCAAAAACTTTAGGATTTACACATCCTACAACAGGAGAGTTTATGCGTTTTAATTCTGAAGTTCCTCAAGACATTACAGATTGTTTAGAGAAATGGAGAACGTATTCTGAGAATTCTAAAGATGTAGAAATAGAGTAA
- a CDS encoding PASTA domain-containing protein has translation MSLVQFLKSKTFFVQIAIAIVGLLLFVFALKFWLGVTTNHNQKIQVPDLQKLSLDEVERKLKELDLDYKIIDSASYNPDYPKKSVIEQTPEVGDFVKEKRKIYLTLNPSKYRDISMPNLNGRTKRQASSQLRAMGLNVGTNYTFVNDIGKDVVRGLRFKGKIINEGDKLPLNSIVDLVLGDGRGR, from the coding sequence ATGAGTTTGGTTCAATTTTTAAAAAGTAAAACCTTTTTTGTTCAAATAGCAATAGCTATTGTTGGTTTATTATTATTTGTTTTTGCGTTGAAATTTTGGTTAGGAGTCACCACAAATCACAACCAAAAGATACAAGTACCAGACTTACAAAAATTATCTTTAGACGAAGTTGAAAGAAAATTGAAAGAATTAGATTTAGATTATAAGATTATTGATAGCGCAAGTTACAACCCAGATTATCCAAAAAAATCTGTGATAGAGCAAACGCCAGAAGTAGGAGATTTTGTAAAAGAAAAGCGTAAAATATACCTGACATTAAATCCGTCTAAATACAGAGATATTTCGATGCCAAATCTAAACGGAAGAACAAAAAGACAAGCCTCATCTCAATTACGAGCAATGGGTTTAAATGTAGGTACAAATTACACCTTTGTAAATGATATTGGTAAAGATGTTGTAAGAGGTTTGCGTTTTAAAGGAAAAATAATAAACGAAGGAGATAAATTACCGCTAAATTCTATTGTAGATTTAGTTTTAGGTGACGGAAGAGGGCGTTAA
- a CDS encoding D-alanine--D-alanine ligase translates to MKKNIAIIMGGYSSEVNISIKSGNVVYNHLNKEKYNPFRVLILKEKWVVLDASENEYTIDKNDFSFIKNDKKITFDCVFNAIHGAPGENGQILAYLDLINLKHTSAPFYQMALTFNKRDTLSAVKAYGVKAATSIYLNKGDVIHLDEIIKKVGLPCFIKPNNAGSSYGISKAHTKEAILPAIEVAYKEDSEILIESFLDGTEVSVGVIQYKGETKVLPLTEIVSENDFFDYEAKYEGKSQEITPARITEEQQAKVEKVAKKVYEILNMSGFSRSEYIFVDDEPYFLEMNTVPGLTENSILPQQAQVAGISLAALFDSAIEAALV, encoded by the coding sequence ATGAAGAAAAATATTGCCATAATAATGGGTGGTTATTCATCCGAAGTAAACATTTCTATAAAAAGTGGAAACGTAGTGTACAACCACTTAAACAAAGAAAAGTACAATCCTTTTAGAGTATTAATTTTAAAGGAAAAGTGGGTAGTTTTAGATGCATCTGAAAATGAATATACAATTGACAAGAATGATTTTTCTTTCATTAAAAATGACAAAAAAATTACTTTCGACTGTGTTTTTAACGCAATTCATGGCGCACCAGGAGAAAACGGACAAATATTAGCTTACTTAGATCTTATCAATTTAAAACATACCTCTGCCCCATTTTATCAAATGGCATTAACGTTTAATAAAAGAGATACTTTAAGTGCTGTAAAAGCGTATGGCGTAAAAGCAGCCACTTCCATTTACTTAAATAAAGGAGATGTAATTCATCTTGATGAGATTATAAAAAAAGTTGGTTTGCCTTGTTTTATTAAGCCGAACAATGCCGGTTCTAGCTACGGAATTTCAAAAGCACACACCAAAGAAGCTATTTTACCAGCAATTGAAGTTGCTTATAAAGAAGATTCAGAAATTTTAATCGAATCTTTCTTAGACGGTACAGAAGTTTCTGTTGGTGTTATTCAATACAAAGGAGAAACAAAAGTGCTGCCACTTACAGAAATAGTATCAGAAAATGATTTCTTTGATTATGAAGCAAAGTATGAAGGAAAATCTCAAGAAATTACACCTGCAAGAATTACAGAAGAGCAACAAGCTAAAGTAGAAAAAGTAGCTAAAAAAGTATATGAAATTTTAAATATGTCTGGTTTTTCTAGGTCTGAATATATTTTTGTAGACGATGAACCTTATTTTTTAGAAATGAATACAGTACCAGGTTTAACAGAAAACAGTATTTTGCCACAACAAGCACAAGTAGCAGGTATTTCTTTAGCAGCATTATTTGACAGCG